A genome region from Hevea brasiliensis isolate MT/VB/25A 57/8 chromosome 9, ASM3005281v1, whole genome shotgun sequence includes the following:
- the LOC110640250 gene encoding ATP-dependent zinc metalloprotease FTSH 9, chloroplastic yields MSSMIETRRPITHTKFQPNSTSNLPYSHGLCFFRCRSRVFLHHCSHRFIPNPTSFHPVVSSKPLLQGGGGGSSVWGGSFLRNKKIREYRILANCEDSDSTASSSEKRSESEGQKVSNNPPNSGPKQRREKQGKSQWWWSKKQGWKWQPLIQAQEIGVLLLQLGIVMFVMRLLRPGIPLPGSEPRQQTTFISVPYSEFLSKINSNQVQKVEVDGVHVMFKLKNEGISNYENSEVVNSKFQESESLLRSVTPTTKRIVYTTTRPSDIKTPYEKMLENQVEFGSPDKRSGGFLNSALIALFYVAVLAGVLHRFPVSFSQHPAGQIRNRKSGGTGGSKVSEQAETITFADVAGVDEAKEELEEIVEFLRNPDRYIRLGARPPRGVLLVGLPGTGKTLLAKAVAGEAEVPFISCSASEFVELYVGMGASRVRDLFARAKKEAPSIIFIDEIDAVAKSRDGKFRIVSNDEREQTLNQLLTEMDGFDSNSAVIVLGATNRSDVLDPALRRPGRFDRVVMVETPDRNGREAILKVHASKKELPLGEDVDLSDIASMTTGFTGADLANLVNEAALLAGRKNKVVVEKIDFIHAVERSIAGIEKKTAKLQGNEKAVVARHEVGHAVVGTAVANILPRQPRVEKLSILPRSGGALGFTYTPPTNEDRYLLFIDELRGRLVTLLGGRAAEEVVYSGRVSTGALDDIRRATDMAYKAVAEYGLNQTIGPISLATLSGGGMDESGVAPWGRDQGHLVDLVQREVKVLLQSALDVALSVIRANPTVLEGLGAHLEEKEKVEGEELQEWLKLVVAPKELSIFVRGKKESLLPQQAGF; encoded by the exons ATGTCATCGATGATTGAAACTCGAAGGCCAATAACGCACACGAAATTTCAACCTAATTCCACCTCTAATCTTCCTTATTCCCATGGCTTATGCTTCTTCCGTTGCCGGTCTAGGGTTTTTCTCCATCATTGTTCGCATCGTTTTATTCCTAATCCGACGTCGTTCCATCCGGTAGTTTCTTCCAAACCACTACTGCAAGGAGGCGGAGGAGGGTCCAGTGTTTGGGGAGGAAGTTTTTTACGGAACAAGAAGATTAGAGAGTATAGAATTTTAGCTAATTGTGAAGATAGTGATTCCACAGCAAGTTCCAGCGAGAAAAGGAGTGAAAGCGAAGGCCAGAAGGTGAGTAATAACCCGCCGAATTCGGGGCCAAAGCAGAGGAGAGAGAAGCAAGGGAAGAGTCAATGGTGGTGGTCGAAGAAACAGGGCTGGAAATGGCAACCCTTGATTCAGGCGCAAGAAATCGGTGTTTTGCTTTTGCAATTAGGGATTGTTATGTTCGTCATGCGATTGCTCCGGCCTGGGATCCCTTTACCCGGGTCGGAGCCGAGGCAACAGACGACTTTTATTAGCGTGCCGTACAGTGAGTTTTTGAGCAAGATTAATAGTAATCAAGTGCAGAAAGTGGAGGTTGATGGGGTGCATGTCATGTTCAAATTGAAAAATGAGGGGATTAGTAATTATGAGAATAGCGAAGTGGTCAATAGTAAGTTTCAGGAGTCGGAGTCTTTGTTGAGGAGTGTGACGCCCACTACTAAGAGGATTGTGTATACAACTACTAGACCGAGTGATATCAAGACTCCCTATGAGAAAATGCTCGAGAATCAGGTGGAATTTGGATCCCCTGATAAGAGGTCCGGCGGATTCTTGAACTCTGCTTTG ATTGCTTTGTTCTATGTGGCTGTGCTTGCGGGTGTTCTTCACCGGTTCCCTGTTAGCTTTTCACAG CATCCAGCTGGCCAAATTAGGAACCGCAAGTCTGGGGGTACTGGAGGTTCTAAAGTGTCTGAGCAAGCAGAAACAATCACTTTTGCCGATGTTGCTGGTGTTGATGAGGCTAAAGAAGAGCTGGAAGAGATTGTG GAATTTCTCAGGAATCCAGACAGATATATAAGACTTGGTGCTCGCCCTCCTCGAGGTGTTCTCTTG GTGGGTCTTCCTGGGACTGGTAAAACTCTTCTTGCAAAGGCTGTTGCTGGAGAAGCAGAAGTGCCATTTATTAGTTGTTCTGCAAGTGAATTTGTAGAATTATATGTTGGCATGGGCGCCTCCCGTGTGAGAGATCTCTTTGCTCGGGCAAAGAAGGAAGCACCATCAATAATATTTATCGATGAG ATAGATGCTGTGGCAAAAAGTCGTGATGGAAAATTTCGCATTGTCAGCAATGATGAACGGGAGCAAACTTTGAATCAATTGCTCACT GAAATGGATGGATTTGATAGCAACTCTGCTGTGATTGTTCTTGGTGCAACAAATAGATCAGACGTCTTAGATCCTGCACTTCGTCGACCAGGAAGATTTGACCGTGTGGTTATG GTGGAAACACCTGATAGGAATGGAAGAGAAGCCATTTTAAAAGTGCATGCTTCGAAGAAAGAACTCCCTCTTGGAGAGGATGTTGACCTTAGTGACATTGCATCTATGACCACTGGTTTTACTGG GGCTGATCTTGCAAATCTGGTAAATGAGGCTGCTTTATTGGCTGGAAGGAAAAACAAAGTAGTAGTGGAGAAAATTGATTTCATTCATGCAGTGGAGCGGTCAATAGCg ggCATAGAGAAAAAGACTGCCAAGTTGCAAGGAAATGAGAAGGCTGTGGTTGCACGTCATGAAGTTGGTCATGCAGTAGTAGGTACTGCTGTTGCTAACATCCTTCCTAGACAACCACGTGTTGAG AAGTTAAGCATATTGCCAAGATCAGGAGGGGCATTAGGCTTTACTTATACACCTCCAACAAATGAGGACAGATATTTGCTCTTCATTGATGAGTTACGTGGTCGTTTGGTTACTCTTCTTGGAGGACGAGCAGCAGAAGAAGTTGTGTATTCAGGTCGTGTCTCAACAGGTGCACTGGATGATATTCGACGAGCTACTGACATGGCATATAAGGCAGTAGCAGAATATGGTCTTAATCAGACGATAGGTCCCATTTCTCTAGCAACGCTTTCTGGAGGTGGGATGGATGAGTCTGGAGTTGCTCCATGGGGAAGGGATCAG GGCCATCTTGTTGATCTTGTTCAAAGAGAGGTAAAAGTATTGTTGCAATCTGCCCTAGATGTAGCACTCTCTGTAATTCGTGCTAATCCTACTGTTTTGGAAGGTCTTGGTGCCCATCTAGAAG AAAAAGAGAAAGTAGAAGGTGAGGAGCTGCAAGAGTGGTTAAAATTGGTGGTTGCTCCAAAAGAGCTTTCAATCTTTGTTAGAGGCAAGAAAGAGTCACTTCTCCCACAGCAGGCTGGCTTCTAG
- the LOC110640251 gene encoding phosphomethylpyrimidine synthase, chloroplastic isoform X2, translated as MASVQATSLASAACKNGSQKFPSSSFLPGFDVVVGRGFLKKEILPRSLAASGPKATLTFDPPTANSDKAKQRKHTVDPSSPDFLPLPSFEQCFPKSTKEYREVVHEQSGHVLKVPFRRVHLSGDEPSFDNYDTSGPQNISPRIGLPKLRKDWVDRREKLGAPRYTQMYYAKQGIITEEMLYCAAREKLDPEFVRSEVARGRAIIPSNKKHLELEPMIVGRNFLVKVNANIGNSAVASSIEEEVYKVQWATMWGADTVMDLSTGRHIHETREWILRNSAVPVGTVPIYQALEKVNGIAENLSWEVFRDTLIEQAEQGVDYFTIHAGVLLRYIPLTAKRMTGIVSRGGSIHAKWCLAYHKENFAYEHWDDILDICNQYDVALSIGDGLRPGSIYDANDTAQFAELLTQGELTRRAWEKDVQVMNEGPGHIPMHKIPENMQKQLEWCNEAPFYTLGPLTTDIAPGYDHITSAIGAANIGALGTALLCYVTPKEHLGLPNRDDVKAGVIAYKISAHAADLAKGHPHAQAWDDALSKARFEFRWMDQFALSLDPMTAMSFHDETLPSEGAKVAHFCSMCGPKFCSMKITEDVRKYAEEHGYGSAEEAVQHGMAVMSAEFLAAKKTVSGEQHGEVGGEIYLPASYIKSSER; from the exons ATGGCATCGGTGCAAGCTACTAGTTTGGCCTCAGCTGCGTGCAAAAATGGAAGCCAAAAGTTTCCGAGCAGTTCCTTCTTGCCTGGgtttgatgtggtggttggccGTGGGTTTCTTAAGAAGGAAATATTGCCTCGTTCTTTGGCCGCATCTGGTCCTAAGGCTACCTTAACCTTTGATCCTCCAACAGCCAATTCAGATAAAGCTAAGCAGAGGAAGCATACTGTTGATCCTTCTTCTCCTGATTTCCTTCCTCTTCCCTCCTTCGAACAATGTTTTCCAAAGAGCACCAAAGAATACAG GGAAGTTGTTCATGAACAATCTGGTCATGTCCTCAAAGTTCCTTTCAGACGCGTCCACTTGTCTGGGGATGAACCCAGTTTTGATAATTATGATACCAGTGGTCCTCAAAACATTAGTCCCCGTATCG GACTTCCTAAACTGCGGAAAGACTGGGTTGATAGGCGTGAGAAGCTAGGTGCACCAAGATACACTCAGATGTACTATGCGAAGCAAGGAATAATAACTGAGGAAATGTTATATTGTGCTGCCCGTGAGAAGCTTGACCCAGAGTTTGTCAGGTCAGAGGTTGCTCGGGGACGGGCAATAATCCCTTCCAACAAGAAGCACCTAGAGTTAGAGCCAATGATAGTTGGAAGAAATTTTTTGGTCAAAGTCAATGCAAATATTGGAAATTCTGCTGTTGCAAGCTCTATCGAGGAAGAAGTTTATAAGGTTCAATGGGCAACCATGTGGGGTGCTGACACTGTCATGGACCTCTCAACAGGTCGCCACATCCATGAGACCCGTGAATGGATCTTACGAAACTCTGCTGTACCAGTTGGAACTGTGCCCATCTATCAAGCACTTGAAAAAGTGAATGGAATTGCTGAAAATCTGAGCTGGGAAGTCTTCAGAGACACGTTGATTGAACAAGCTGAGCAGGGTGTAGATTATTTCACTATCCATGCTGGGGTTCTTCTACGATACATTCCTTTAACTGCAAAACGCATGACAGGAATTGTTTCTCGTGGAGGATCAATTCATGCAAAGTGGTGCTTAGCTTATCACAAGGAGAATTTTGCCTATGAGCACTGGGATGACATACTTGACATCTGTAATCAATATGATGTGGCCCTTTCAATTGGTGATGGGCTGAGACCAGGGTCCATATATGATGCCAATGACACTGCTCAGTTTGCGGAGCTCTTGACTCAAGGGGAACTAACCCGTAGGGCGTGGGAGAAGGATGTGCAG GTGATGAATGAAGGACCTGGCCATATTCCTATGCACAAAATCCCTGAAAACATGCAAAAACAGCTAGAGTGGTGCAATGAAGCACCTTTCTACACTCTTGGACCCCTGACAACTGATATTGCTCCTGGATATGATCACATTACCTCTGCCATTGGTGCTGCCAACATTGGGGCTCTTGGCACTGCACTCCTCTGTTATGTCACACCAAAGGAGCATCTTGGGTTGCCAAATAGGGATGATGTGAAGGCGGGGGTTATAGCGTATAAGATATCTGCACATGCAGCTGATTTAGCAAAAGGTCACCCTCATGCTCAAGCCTGGGATGATGCATTAAGCAAGGCTCGATTTGAGTTTAGATGGATGGACCAATTTGCTTTATCCTTGGACCCCATGACTGCAATGTCCTTCCATGATGAAACCCTGCCATCAGAAGGTGCGAAAGTAGCACATTTTTGCTCTATGTGTGGGCCGAAGTTCTGCTCTATGAAGATAACAGAGGATGTGCGGAAGTATGCAGAGGAGCATGGTTATGGTAGTGCAGAGGAAGCTGTGCAGCATGGGATGGCTGTCATGAGTGCTGAGTTCCTGGCTGCTAAGAAAACTGTTAGCGGAGAACAACATGGTGAAGTTGGTGGAGAAATCTACCTGCCAGCAAGTTACATTAAATCCTCTGAGAGGTAA
- the LOC110640251 gene encoding phosphomethylpyrimidine synthase, chloroplastic isoform X1, with the protein MASVQATSLASAACKNGSQKFPSSSFLPGFDVVVGRGFLKKEILPRSLAASGPKATLTFDPPTANSDKAKQRKHTVDPSSPDFLPLPSFEQCFPKSTKEYREVVHEQSGHVLKVPFRRVHLSGDEPSFDNYDTSGPQNISPRIGLPKLRKDWVDRREKLGAPRYTQMYYAKQGIITEEMLYCAAREKLDPEFVRSEVARGRAIIPSNKKHLELEPMIVGRNFLVKVNANIGNSAVASSIEEEVYKVQWATMWGADTVMDLSTGRHIHETREWILRNSAVPVGTVPIYQALEKVNGIAENLSWEVFRDTLIEQAEQGVDYFTIHAGVLLRYIPLTAKRMTGIVSRGGSIHAKWCLAYHKENFAYEHWDDILDICNQYDVALSIGDGLRPGSIYDANDTAQFAELLTQGELTRRAWEKDVQVMNEGPGHIPMHKIPENMQKQLEWCNEAPFYTLGPLTTDIAPGYDHITSAIGAANIGALGTALLCYVTPKEHLGLPNRDDVKAGVIAYKISAHAADLAKGHPHAQAWDDALSKARFEFRWMDQFALSLDPMTAMSFHDETLPSEGAKVAHFCSMCGPKFCSMKITEDVRKYAEEHGYGSAEEAVQHGMAVMSAEFLAAKKTVSGEQHGEVGGEIYLPASYIKSSERGI; encoded by the exons ATGGCATCGGTGCAAGCTACTAGTTTGGCCTCAGCTGCGTGCAAAAATGGAAGCCAAAAGTTTCCGAGCAGTTCCTTCTTGCCTGGgtttgatgtggtggttggccGTGGGTTTCTTAAGAAGGAAATATTGCCTCGTTCTTTGGCCGCATCTGGTCCTAAGGCTACCTTAACCTTTGATCCTCCAACAGCCAATTCAGATAAAGCTAAGCAGAGGAAGCATACTGTTGATCCTTCTTCTCCTGATTTCCTTCCTCTTCCCTCCTTCGAACAATGTTTTCCAAAGAGCACCAAAGAATACAG GGAAGTTGTTCATGAACAATCTGGTCATGTCCTCAAAGTTCCTTTCAGACGCGTCCACTTGTCTGGGGATGAACCCAGTTTTGATAATTATGATACCAGTGGTCCTCAAAACATTAGTCCCCGTATCG GACTTCCTAAACTGCGGAAAGACTGGGTTGATAGGCGTGAGAAGCTAGGTGCACCAAGATACACTCAGATGTACTATGCGAAGCAAGGAATAATAACTGAGGAAATGTTATATTGTGCTGCCCGTGAGAAGCTTGACCCAGAGTTTGTCAGGTCAGAGGTTGCTCGGGGACGGGCAATAATCCCTTCCAACAAGAAGCACCTAGAGTTAGAGCCAATGATAGTTGGAAGAAATTTTTTGGTCAAAGTCAATGCAAATATTGGAAATTCTGCTGTTGCAAGCTCTATCGAGGAAGAAGTTTATAAGGTTCAATGGGCAACCATGTGGGGTGCTGACACTGTCATGGACCTCTCAACAGGTCGCCACATCCATGAGACCCGTGAATGGATCTTACGAAACTCTGCTGTACCAGTTGGAACTGTGCCCATCTATCAAGCACTTGAAAAAGTGAATGGAATTGCTGAAAATCTGAGCTGGGAAGTCTTCAGAGACACGTTGATTGAACAAGCTGAGCAGGGTGTAGATTATTTCACTATCCATGCTGGGGTTCTTCTACGATACATTCCTTTAACTGCAAAACGCATGACAGGAATTGTTTCTCGTGGAGGATCAATTCATGCAAAGTGGTGCTTAGCTTATCACAAGGAGAATTTTGCCTATGAGCACTGGGATGACATACTTGACATCTGTAATCAATATGATGTGGCCCTTTCAATTGGTGATGGGCTGAGACCAGGGTCCATATATGATGCCAATGACACTGCTCAGTTTGCGGAGCTCTTGACTCAAGGGGAACTAACCCGTAGGGCGTGGGAGAAGGATGTGCAG GTGATGAATGAAGGACCTGGCCATATTCCTATGCACAAAATCCCTGAAAACATGCAAAAACAGCTAGAGTGGTGCAATGAAGCACCTTTCTACACTCTTGGACCCCTGACAACTGATATTGCTCCTGGATATGATCACATTACCTCTGCCATTGGTGCTGCCAACATTGGGGCTCTTGGCACTGCACTCCTCTGTTATGTCACACCAAAGGAGCATCTTGGGTTGCCAAATAGGGATGATGTGAAGGCGGGGGTTATAGCGTATAAGATATCTGCACATGCAGCTGATTTAGCAAAAGGTCACCCTCATGCTCAAGCCTGGGATGATGCATTAAGCAAGGCTCGATTTGAGTTTAGATGGATGGACCAATTTGCTTTATCCTTGGACCCCATGACTGCAATGTCCTTCCATGATGAAACCCTGCCATCAGAAGGTGCGAAAGTAGCACATTTTTGCTCTATGTGTGGGCCGAAGTTCTGCTCTATGAAGATAACAGAGGATGTGCGGAAGTATGCAGAGGAGCATGGTTATGGTAGTGCAGAGGAAGCTGTGCAGCATGGGATGGCTGTCATGAGTGCTGAGTTCCTGGCTGCTAAGAAAACTGTTAGCGGAGAACAACATGGTGAAGTTGGTGGAGAAATCTACCTGCCAGCAAGTTACATTAAATCCTCTGAGAG GGGCATATGA
- the LOC110640239 gene encoding 50S ribosomal protein L4, chloroplastic: MALSLRTPPPPSLSFFSSSLFQIPKLISFSKPNSFNSQFKPLSISFQAATLPILSFAGEKIGETYLDIKSAPPETARAVVHRGIITDQQNKRRGTASTLTRAEVRGGGKKPYQQKKTGRARRGSNRTPLRPGGGVIFGPKPRDWSIKINKKEKRLAISTALASATENMVCVEEFGERFEKPKTKEFIAAMNRWGLDPKEKVMFLMMDVSDNVGLSSRNIGTLNLLTPRTLNLFDILNSDKLVLTPDAVDYLNGRYGVDVEVESEDDEEEEGDFEQEEQDGGEGTEANENSVVTE; encoded by the exons ATGGCCTTATCTCTGAGAACGCCACCACCcccctctctctccttcttctccTCATCACTTTTCCAAATTCCCAAACTCATATCTTTCTCAAAACCCAATTCCTTCAATTCCCAATTTAAGCCTCTCTCCATCTCCTTCCAAGCGGCGACCCTCCCAATCCTCTCCTTCGCTGGTGAAAAAATTGGAGAAACCTACTTAGACATTAAGTCTGCCCCTCCGGAGACCGCACGTGCCGTTGTTCATCGTGGTATCATCACTGACCAGCAGAACAAGCGCCGGGGCACTGCCTCAACCCTCACCCGCGCGGAGGTTAGAGGTGGTGGCAAGAAACCTTATCAACAAAAGAAAACAGGTCGTGCCCGTCGTGGATCAAATCGCACCCCTCTCCGCCCTGGCGGAGGAGTCATTTTTGGTCCCAAGCCTAGAGATTGGtccataaaaattaataaaaaggaGAAACGATTGGCTATTTCTACAGCATTGGCTAGTGCGACTGAGAATATGGTTTGTGTGGAGGAATTTGGTGAGAGATTTGAGAAGCCGAAGACGAAAGAGTTCATTGCGGCTATGAACCGGTGGGGATTGGACCCGAAAGAGAAAGTTATGTTTTTGATGATGGACGTGAGTGATAATGTGGGGCTATCGAGCAGGAATATTGGGACTTTGAACCTGTTGACGCCTAGGACTTTAAATTTGTTCGATATTTTGAATTCGGATAAATTGGTGCTAACGCCGGATGCTGTAGATTACTTGAATGGAAGGTATGGAGTGGATGTTGAGGTAGAGAGTGAGGATGATGAAGAGGAAGAGGGAGATTTCGAGCAAGAAGAACAAGATGGTGGTGAAG GAACTGAAGCTAATGAGAATTCTGTTGTAACAGAGTGA
- the LOC110640237 gene encoding protein SRC2 homolog: MASAASQHLNLEITVISAKHLKNVNWRKGDLKPYATFYLDNSDQRLATHSDDSGCTRPVWNERFTLPITHPQSDSMLTLEILHCNLSETPKPLVGTVKFPLSQLLVSDDSDNSVRTLELIRPSGRPQGKVRLKLAVKEHSLPPLMQDYHTLPMYGHYYNPAPPPPSGHYSGFPPSPYPYSDHYGYYSSYYPPQPHLPSRPLYNGASNYNLPTGPSAPVYLSSPSPPESLQKTSNYCVPSGPSAPLDYSSTNAMISCGSQLTCTVGGLNQGQEEESNYEKEKVTGRESHSYSDYRREY; encoded by the coding sequence ATGGCTTCCGCGGCCTCGCAGCATCTCAATCTCGAGATCACCGTAATCTCTGCTAAACACCTTAAGAACGTTAATTGGCGAAAGGGCGATCTGAAACCATATGCTACTTTCTATCTGGATAACTCGGACCAGCGGCTCGCTACTCATTCCGATGACTCGGGCTGCACTCGCCCCGTTTGGAACGAGCGATTCACTCTGCCTATTACTCATCCCCAAAGTGATTCAATGCTCACTCTTGAGATCCTTCACTGCAATCTATCTGAAACTCCTAAGCCTCTTGTCGGTACCGTTAAGTTTCCACTGAGTCAGCTTCTCGTCTCGGACGATTCGGACAACTCAGTTCGCACTCTCGAGCTCATTCGTCCCTCTGGCCGTCCACAGGGTAAGGTCCGCTTGAAACTGGCCGTAAAAGAACATTCTTTGCCTCCGCTGATGCAAGATTACCATACTCTCCCTATGTACGGTCATTATTACAATCCCGCTCCTCCACCTCCGTCGGGCCACTACAGTGGTTTCCCTCCCTCTCCGTACCCTTATTCTGATCACTATGGCTACTACTCGTCCTATTATCCTCCGCAACCGCATCTACCCTCTCGGCCGTTGTATAATGGAGCATCCAATTACAACTTGCCAACGGGCCCTTCTGCCCCCGTTTATTTGTCGTCGCCATCGCCTCCGGAATCGTTGCAAAAGACTTCTAATTATTGTGTGCCGAGTGGGCCGTCGGCTCCCTTGGATTATTCATCGACGAATGCGATGATTAGCTGTGGGAGCCAGCTCACCTGCACTGTGGGTGGTTTAAATCAGGGTCAGGAAGAAGAGAGTAACTATGAGAAGGAGAAAGTTACGGGTAGGGAAAGTCACAGTTATAGTGATTATCGCCGTGAGTATTGA
- the LOC110640241 gene encoding uncharacterized protein LOC110640241: protein MIMASLPIAFALPTVRVYAATAAKGAGGSKEEKGFLDWVLGNLQKEDQFYETDPILKKIEEKTGGGTNAGGKNSVSIPQKKKGNGGGFGGLFAKK, encoded by the coding sequence ATGATAATGGCTTCTCTTCCTATTGCCTTTGCTCTTCCTACTGTTAGAGTGTATGCAGCCACGGCAGCTAAGGGAGCAGGTGGCAGTAAAGAGGAAAAGGGTTTTCTTGATTGGGTTCTTGGAAATTTGCAGAAGGAAGACCAATTCTATGAGACTGATCCTATCCTCAAGAAAATAGAGGAGAAGACTGGTGGTGGCACCAACGCCGGCGGCAAGAACTCCGTGTCAATCCCACAGAAGAAGAAGGGTAATGGGGGAGGCTTCGGTGGGCTGTTCGCCAAGAAATGA
- the LOC110640242 gene encoding cytochrome P450 86A1-like, whose protein sequence is METLPFFFTLAAAASAYLFWFYLLARKLTGPKVWPLVGSLPLLFKNRRQIHDWIASNLRATAGASTYQTCTIALPFLAHRQGFYTVTCHPKNMEHILRTRFDNYPKGPHWQTAFHDLLGQGIFNSDGDTWLIQRKTAALEFTTRTLRQAMARWVNRTIKNRLWSILDKAATEKLAVDLQDLLLRLTFDNICGLTFGKDPQTLSPELPENPFAMAFDTATEATLQRLLYPGFLWRIEKILGIGSEKRLKKSLKVVEIYMDDAIAARKENPSDDLLSRFMKKRDVDGNLFPISVLQRIALNFVLAGRDTSSVALSWFFWLVMNNPEVEAKIVKEISTVLEETRGNDHQKWLEEPLDFDEADKLVYLKAALAETLRLYPSVPQDFKYVVADDVLPDGTFVPAGSTVTYSIYSVGRMKSIWGEDCMEFKPERWLSPEGNRFEPPKDGYNFVAFNAGPRTCLGKDLAYLQMKSVAAAVLLRYRLSLVPGHRVQQKMSLTLFMKNGLRVFLQPRTLA, encoded by the coding sequence ATGGAGACTTTGCCTTTCTTCTTTACCCTAGCAGCCGCTGCATCTGCTTATCTCTTTTGGTTCTATCTCCTTGCTCGTAAACTCACTGGTCCTAAGGTATGGCCTTTAGTGGGAAGCCTCCCGCTTCTGTTCAAGAACAGGAGACAAATCCATGATTGGATCGCCAGTAATCTCAGAGCAACCGCTGGTGCATCAACCTACCAAACGTGTACTATAGCTCTTCCTTTCCTGGCTCACAGGCAAGGATTCTATACAGTCACCTGCCATCCCAAGAACATGGAACATATTCTTCGAACCCGGTTTGATAATTATCCTAAGGGCCCTCACTGGCAAACTGCGTTCCATGATCTTTTGGGTCAAGGGATCTTTAATAGTGATGGAGATACATGGCTAATACAGCGTAAAACTGCAGCTCTAGAGTTCACTACCAGGACTTTGAGACAAGCCATGGCTCGGTGGGTGAATCGGACGATCAAGAATCGTCTATGGAGCATTTTAGATAAAGCAGCTACCGAGAAGCTGGCAGTGGACTTGCAAGACTTGCTGCTTCGGTTAACCTTCGATAACATATGCGGACTCACCTTTGGGAAAGATCCTCAAACCCTCTCTCCAGAATTGCCTGAAAACCCTTTCGCTATGGCATTTGATACAGCTACTGAAGCTACCCTTCAACGGCTTCTTTACCCTGGTTTCTTATGGAGAATTGAGAAGATTTTAGGAATTGGATCAGAGAAGAGACTAAAGAAGAGCCTCAAAGTTGTCGAAATCTACATGGACGATGCCATAGCAGCACGAAAAGAAAATCCATCGGATGACTTATTATCGCGATTCATGAAGAAAAGAGACGTTGATGGTAATCTGTTTCCAATCTCCGTTCTCCAACGAATCGCTCTAAACTTCGTCCTTGCCGGCCGAGATACCTCCTCAGTTGCTCTTAGCTGGTTCTTCTGGCTAGTCATGAACAACCCAGAAGTTGAAGCAAAGATTGTCAAGGAAATCTCAACTGTACTAGAAGAAACACGAGGCAATGATCATCAGAAATGGCTTGAGGAGCCTCTAGACTTTGATGAAGCTGATAAATTAGTCTATCTTAAAGCAGCATTAGCCGAAACACTGCGTCTATATCCTTCAGTACCACAGGATTTCAAATATGTTGTAGCAGATGATGTTTTGCCGGACGGCACATTTGTACCGGCGGGTTCAACTGTTACATATTCTATATATTCTGTAGGGAGAATGAAGAGCATATGGGGTGAGGATTGCATGGAATTCAAGCCGGAGCGGTGGCTGTCACCGGAAGGGAACCGATTTGAACCTCCTAAAGATGGCTACAACTTTGTGGCTTTTAATGCTGGACCAAGGACTTGTCTGGGGAAGGACTTGGCTTACCTGCAAATGAAATCGGTGGCTGCAGCTGTGCTATTACGTTACCGATTATCTCTGGTTCCCGGCCACCGTGTGCAGCAGAAGATGTCTCTTACGTTGTTCATGAAGAATGGGCTTCGTGTATTCTTGCAACCTCGCACGCTGGCATAG